The Clostridium chauvoei genome has a window encoding:
- a CDS encoding class II aldolase/adducin family protein, with the protein MISEYEVKKQMCEIGKRIYMNGFVAANDGNLSVKINDKEVLCTPTGVSKGYMTPDMICKVDINGNIITANGKFKPSSEIKMHLRVYKERPDVSSVVHAHPPYGTSYAIAGIPLDKAIMPEAVIALGNVPIAEYGTPSTDEIPDAVSKYLQCYDAVLLENHGALTYGPDLMGAYFKMESLEFYAKLMFISSQIGEPQVLNNKQVDKLLDIRKNMNLIGKHPGLCCKDGDCKYNSKNIEDKQNKIEDYEIEKIVKEVTAKILGAIK; encoded by the coding sequence GATTTGTTGCTGCTAATGATGGGAACTTATCAGTTAAAATTAATGATAAAGAGGTGCTTTGTACACCAACTGGTGTTTCAAAAGGGTATATGACACCAGATATGATATGTAAAGTTGATATTAATGGTAATATTATAACTGCAAATGGAAAGTTTAAACCTTCTTCAGAGATAAAAATGCACTTAAGAGTTTATAAAGAAAGACCTGATGTTAGTTCAGTAGTACATGCCCATCCACCATATGGTACAAGCTATGCCATTGCTGGGATTCCTTTAGATAAAGCTATTATGCCCGAGGCTGTTATAGCTTTAGGTAATGTTCCAATAGCTGAATATGGTACACCATCAACAGATGAAATTCCAGATGCTGTATCAAAATATTTGCAATGTTATGATGCTGTTCTCCTTGAAAACCATGGTGCTTTAACATATGGGCCAGATTTAATGGGAGCTTATTTTAAAATGGAATCATTAGAATTCTATGCAAAGTTAATGTTTATATCTAGTCAAATTGGCGAACCACAAGTTTTAAATAACAAACAAGTTGATAAATTATTAGATATAAGAAAAAATATGAATTTAATAGGAAAACATCCAGGTTTATGTTGTAAAGATGGGGATTGTAAATATAATTCAAAGAATATAGAAGATAAACAAAATAAAATTGAAGATTATGAAATAGAAAAGATAGTAAAAGAAGTTACTGCTAAAATATTAGGAGCTATTAAATAA